The DNA window GTTTAAGGCAACTCTGAGCCCACAATCTGTGTACGTCCCCTCGCAGCGGGACCCCTCCGCCAAAATTCAACCACTATTTGTACTGTACTGCATGTTTCCTCTGGTCGCCTTTAATCATCGACTCTTCAATGTGAACTCTGCTTAACATGAGAATGATGTTTTACAGTCTAGTGTGTGAATTGTGTTTTAACAGAAAGATAGTCGTATGTGTAGGAGATAAAAATGTGTTACCTCTTGAATGTATCTCATCTGTCCCTGAAAAGGTCAATGTGATATTGTAGAATACTCGATGGAATCGGTACAGATACGATACAAGTTTTTATGAACTGCTCGTGGGAGTTGTTGCTACTAAAGCTGCGTTAATGACATCCCACTGCTCTGTGTAACGTCgtaggattaaaaaaaaagacatgccTGATGCCTGTATCTGGGGAGCAGGTGCCTTTTTAATGCACTGTAGTGTtctttggttgtgttttttgttctctttttgtgcatgttaACGGTAATTATTTCACATGGGAATTCAAAAGAGCACTGTAGAttgtaacttaaaaacaaaatacacaagtGGAGAGAATGTGTTGTTACTATAAGAAGAATCACcagctaataataataaaaaaaaagaaaaaataatcacttttttttgttcttgctATATCGCAGTGAAGCACAATTGGcatagattttctttttaaataaatgatagaTTAACAATggtctctgtttttatttattcatcttcaGTGGGGGACGGGGCAGCAAATGTTTGGGTATCAGAGTCTGTGTCTTTAAGCCAAcattatatagcacttttaaaacagcagaaatgaaacCACAATGCTTCCCAGTACAAAAATAAGATTGTTATAGATTTACCCAACCAACTGAAATGTTAAGGTTAACACCCTGCATTATTATACATCTACCAGATTTACCTGACCAATattgagttttaaaaaatgttaaatctgCCTGTCTAGTTTAAATCTTACGACTACTACACCAGataattatatattatacaGATTAAACTGTCTAATTTTGATATTAAAGTTAAAACCCTGATACTGTTTATTGCATAAATTACCTGacttacttttaaaaaaaattaaggttAGGGCTTCACAATAATATCACAATCTCACTCTTTtgaagaaatgctaaaaactgCTAAACATCCTCTtttatttggatgtttttttccgGTTTTATTTAAGTGCGCACCCCTCATTGGGTGTCAGGTTGAGGAAGGAGGCAGCTTTGTTTGAGtagaggacaggaggaggaagatatgTGAAGGACGGAGACGAACTTTTGCAACAATGAGGACAAAATGGAAGCGACACGTTTGCATCCTTTTACCCAACAAGCAGCACCTGGACTGTGCTGTCAGAGTGAGTCACCtcagtgtgttttctctgtcagATTTAGCATTGAGAACATTTAATTTGACATGAACAGAGCTTTAACGAGCCACTATTCCACAAAGGTTATGcttaaatgtagcattttaaagtatttaatCCACGGCAAAGTGGAAAAGCTTCTGAAACTGTAATTTATTATGATAGAACATTATTACAAAGGACTTAGTAGGACCAAAAAAATACTACTACATAATGGAATAAACTATATTATCATTGttacacatattatagtataaatatgtgtgtatgtggtgtttttcttgcctttCCGGTGTGTTTTATAGGTGAGAGCCAGAGGTCGTGAGGTGCTGAACAGTGTGTTGAAGCAGCTTAGTGTCAGTGATCTCCAAGTGTTTGGTCTGGCTGTTCTCAGAGGTCAGTTCATGTCTGTGTGGgaggaaatgttttaatttaatttcctgTGGAATGCTGAGGCTGAGGGAGGCTGCAGGTGATGAGTAAACTCGCTGTAAACAACATTGAGTGCTAATAATTATCACCTACACTCTGCTTCCCCTGcattgactttaatgtgtgttttttctaaGACAATGAATATCTCTTTGTTGATTTGGACCAAAAGCTGAGCAAGTACTTTGGCAAAAGATGGAACACAGGATCTATAAAGGTTTGTTGTACTTTTTTAGACTGCAGAAGCCTTTGCTTACACAATATCCTAACAATTCTGCAGCCGTGGACCCCAGTCAGCTCATGTGTCATAAACTGCATTGTATCAAGGCAGATGTGTTCAAACTTtgcttaaaataatttttacattttcaggtcCCATTCATCTTATTTCTCAGAGTGCAGTTTTATTTAGAAGCTGGACAGCTAATAATGTAAGTTTGCTTCCCTTAACCATCTTTTTCTGAAAATACCCCTGTTTGTCTGCTGCTATTCACTGCCGTACAGGTTTATTTGGCTTCTTGGCAGCAACAATATGGAAgtatttgtgacaaaaataGTAGCTGAGTCAGCCTTAATACCTAAACCCCCACGAGAAAAAGCCAACCTCTGTAATTTGATGTCGTCTCGGCTTCTTTTAGGAGcagcaaagagcagcagctTTACTACGGTGAGCTGAGGCAGAAGGTGCTGCGATCTCAGAGCCGCCATCAGGAAGCTTTGCTCTTCCAGCTGGCAGCTTCAGCGCTCCAAGCTGACATCGGAGATCTGGAACAGAAAGATGtggaaggagaagagagaaaacagaggcATTACTTCCTTCCTGAAGATTACTTCCCCtcttgggtaaaaaaaaaaagagaaaaaaactgtaacacTTTTGACTGAACCTTGACAAAAAACAGTGTTACTAATTTCTGTCTGTGCTCGTATCCTCAGCTGATAAAACGTAGAGGCAGAGACTTCCTGCTCCAAAACAGTCCGGTGTTGCATGGTGAGCTAAGAGGAGTGTCACGCAGTCAAGCCATCCTGCAGTTTATAAGAGAAGCCAGCAGCCTGCAGGACGGAGCAGTAACCTTCTACAGGATGAGGCAGGTCAGACTCAGGGTTTACATTCATTGAGGAAAACTGCCAAAACTTTGAACCATTACAGGAGAATGTACAGGACGTTGTGAGGCTGTTTGCCGTCGTAGAATCCAGTTGTTTCTTCCAGCACAGCTTTTCTAACTGGAGCTTTAATCTACATTTTATGAGGCTTTATACACGTTTAGTCATTATATGATATTCCGTTGACATGCTGCATTGTTCTGCATTAGTCATTACTCTCTCGGTTGCTCATTAGACAAGATGTCTTCATTCATGAAAACACATCTGCTGCAACATTTCACTACAAGACTTTCACACAAAACTGCTTCTTCACCTGTTATTTTACGTGCAGGAGAAGAAAGAGCTGAGAAGTTCAATCCTTCTTGGTGTGGCAGTGAAAGGACTCCACATTTATCAGGTGGGTTTACAGATAATTTCATGCAATGTTTGGGAATTTTTATGTGCATGCATTTAAATTCTTGAAGATTTCGTACTTGTAGGCGTAAATAAACTTGCTGCTGAGTTTTCCTGGATTGCAGATGTGAACTGATGTGATTTGTCCACACAGGAAGTGGAAGGGAAGCAGTGCATGCTGCATGATTTTTCCTGGATCGACATCGACCGCCTCACTTTCCAGGTTATTCCTAAAATTTGCTCCAATctgacatacagtatatactaccggtcaaaagttttagaacaccccaatttttccatttttttattggaaattatgctAGTTCATCGTATTCtcaaatgaaagcatagaacaaataaacaaatgataaagaaaagtaaccaaaatgtattctatacttttgactcaaagtaCCGTAGCCACCGTTGTcaaatataacagctgaacacacttgtgtcattctttccacaatggaaatcaaatagtcttcagaaagttctttcCAACTCTGTTCCAGAAgctcccataaatgtgtggcacttgtaggttgctttgctttcactcttctgtccagttcatcccaaaccagctccatggggtttaagtctggagtctccatgttttcaagcttaccatcttgttcttttttcttaagGTTTTTCTGGCAGAGCTTGGAtttgtgttttgggtcattatcttgctgtaggatgaacccctgaccaacttggaccataccagagggtactgcatgggatgcaagggttcctctcactctgtacaagtcacagACCCGAGATCCAGGAAAACAGCCTCAGACCATCACgcttcctccatgtttgacagttgatgtcacacactgaggaaccgtCCTTTCTCCTACTCGACTGTGTATAAAAATCCTGAGTGATGAACCAAGGATTtgaaattttgattcatcagtccataatgcCCTCTTcaagtcttcagtagtccattggcggtgtttcatggcccaggcaagcctctttttcttattttgaggtcttagcaatggctttcttgctgcaactcgataagtcaaacctgcaactccacATCTTCTCTTCACTGTGTCTTCTTCATACGAACACTAtgaagctgtgcttgaagctgttgtcctgtgagccgcctatcaccaagctgttgactctcagaaacttgtcttctgattctgttgtggttttggttcctgtcagagtttATTCCAGTTTCTGAACCTTTTGATGGTGATGAAAACTGTATTCACTGACACCTTGATTTTCTTTGCAATTTCTCTTTAGGAAAGACctgcatttttaagtgttttgatggtctgtctctcttctattgtcaATTGCCTTTTTTTCATAATctatagcaacacactactttctgccgtacattactgttcaaataatgctctggagggtttggtaccacggtgtgttccaacactacttttatggAGACAGAAGGGGTTGAAAGTCATCAAGAAAAGTTGgaacacctgtaggatttggtagcaccaactttcaatgcttgatcaacctccattgctgcagaacagctttaagttgttaacccatttcttgttccctgaaaaaggcctttttgtacAATtgtgaaatgtacattattatACCTTTTCTttaaacctctggcagttcaccacttacctttgtaccatttcaagctactCAGTGGACTTGacctacttgaatttcaataaaaaactaGTAAAATTGgagcattttaaaacttttgaccaatGTTGTATATTTACCTGAACCTGCATGGTGCCAGTTTTACAACTCCTTTTGTCAtgcttttctctccctctccaggGCAGCAGGTTTGAAATCGCTGCAGTGGGCTCTCTGTGCCTCCCTAAGCTGCTGTATTACACTCATTCAGCGTTCCACTCCAAACACATCCTCAGGCACCTCACCGACAGCCACCGACTCCACATCAGcaccagagatgcagtcagctACATCCAGCAGCTGGAAGACATGAAGGGTCAGCAATCCCATCTTCATGCCCTTTCCTTTAACAGAACATGTCCATGGGTTAATACAACTCCAGCTTCAGATCAACCTCCAATGTGCTGCTTTGAAACGAAAACTctcaagttttctttttgtccgTCTCTCTTCAGCCAGTCAGCTCTACAACGAGGCCTACATCTGTGATGCAGCAAGTTTAAAACAGAGACTTCACTGCAGCAACCTCGCTTCATCCATGTCTGACTGCAGTGTTGCAATGGAAGCAGCTACCTGTAGCAGTTTCAGGTCAAATGCAACATTAATTCTCTGCAAAACTGATATTATCCCTCTCCTCTGTGTATATAATGGGTATCTGTGCACTCACATAGTGGCTGTGTAACGATGCTTGTGTATTAAGGGACAAATACTGTTCTGTTACATAAAGCATGAGGTGTTAAAATGAAAGAAGGCAGTCAGGATGGCTGAGCGGTCTAAGGCGCTGCGTTCAGGTCGCAGTCTCCCCTGGAGGCGTTGGTTTGAATCCCACTTCTGACAGCAAGTGATTTCAATTTGATTTAGATTGCTTCCATGTATGGGAAAAGTCCTGAGTACAGATTTGGTGTTGGTTTGCTTGTTGACAAATTCTATACTGACAAAATCCACCACAGAATACATGTCTACAACTGCAGGTTTGCTGATTACAACACTGTGTCCTACTACTATTATTTTAGCGTAAACTCATGGTGATGGAAAATTATTacataaatttaatttttttgcagcaCAATGTAATAGATGTAGGGTTCCATGGTGTAACGGTTAGCACTCTGGACTCTGAATCCAGCGATCCGAGTTCAAATCTCGGTGGGACCTGACTTTAAGAGAAGAGAGAGGTCAAATGAAACGTTAATTCTCTGCAATGCTGAAGTTATCTTTCTCTTATAAAACGAGTATCCCAGTATTCACTCAAAACTTGATAATCATGCATGCATCGTAAATATGGCGTAAGCTCACATTGGGGGATATAAACTGTTTTTATACACGCCTTAACAGCTCCCTCAATATCAGAGATGAAAATTTTTATGATAAAACATCTGAAGGCAGTCAGGATGGCCGAGCGGTCAAAGGCGCTGCGTTCAGGTCGCAGTCTCCCCTGGAGGCGTGGGTTCGAATCCCGCTTCTGACAGCAAGTGATTTCAATTTGATCCATGTTGCTTCCATGTATGGGAAAAGTACAGATTCGGTGTTGGTTTGCTTGTTGACAAATTCTATACTGACAAAATCCACCACAGAATACATGTCTACAACTGCAGGTTTACTGATTACAACACTGTGTCCTACTGCTATCATTTTACCGTAAACTCATGGTGATGGAACATTATTAcataaatctaatttttttgcAGCACAATGTAATAGATGTAGGGTTCCATGGTGTAACGGTTAGCACTCTGGACTCTGAATCCAGCGATCCGAGTTCAAATCTCGGTGGGACCTGACTTTAAGAGAAGAGAGAGGTCAAATGAGATGTTAATTCTCTGCAATGCTGAAGTTATCTTTCTCTTAAAAAATGAGTATCCCAGCATTCACTCAAAACTTGATAATCATGCATGCATCGTAAATATGGCATAAGCTCACATTGGGGGATATAAACGGTTTTTATACACGCCTTAACAGCTCCCTCAATATCAGAGATGAAAATTTTCATGATAAAAGTCCCAAAGGCAGTCAGGATGGCCGAGCGGTCTAAGGCGCTGCGTTCAGGTCGCAGTCTCCCCTGGAGGCGTGGGTTCGAATCCCACTTCTGACAGCAAGTGATTCCAATTTGATCCACGTTGCTTCCATGTATGGGAAAAGTACAGATT is part of the Acanthochromis polyacanthus isolate Apoly-LR-REF ecotype Palm Island chromosome 19, KAUST_Apoly_ChrSc, whole genome shotgun sequence genome and encodes:
- the LOC110949577 gene encoding FERM domain-containing protein 6-like translates to MRTKWKRHVCILLPNKQHLDCAVRVRARGREVLNSVLKQLSVSDLQVFGLAVLRDNEYLFVDLDQKLSKYFGKRWNTGSIKVPFILFLRVQFYLEAGQLIMSSKEQQLYYGELRQKVLRSQSRHQEALLFQLAASALQADIGDLEQKDVEGEERKQRHYFLPEDYFPSWLIKRRGRDFLLQNSPVLHGELRGVSRSQAILQFIREASSLQDGAVTFYRMRQEKKELRSSILLGVAVKGLHIYQEVEGKQCMLHDFSWIDIDRLTFQGSRFEIAAVGSLCLPKLLYYTHSAFHSKHILRHLTDSHRLHISTRDAVSYIQQLEDMKASQLYNEAYICDAASLKQRLHCSNLASSMSDCSVAMEAATCSSFSVAVEADTDWTEEEEEDSLSEAELRLDEPEEVFVDDPAEVSWLGELLHGISVDEPPVLNSSDWAAVTMEMKQVLWRRADEGASVD